accccgacccctgcagtttcaggcatttttcaaattgggcagtgggtggagttatgcagaAAGTAGGGGGCGGAGCTACACTTTAACCCAGAATTCCTTCTGCTCACAccttctctttcttcctccagACCGCCACCGACAGCTCGTCCAACTCGTCTCAGAGGAGAGAGCCGGTGATGCACGCCATGGCGCCGGCCCACTTCTGCGAACTGCGGCGCCACCGCTGCATCTTGGGTCACCTGTATGAGCAGCACCGGGCCTCAGACCAGCGCTTCCTGGACCAGGCGAGTTGTCCTCCTCTGAAAACTGGAACTGAACACACTTGCTCTAACAAGTGTTTCTCTGCAGGCGGTGCACGTGTTTCCTCGTCATGTCAGTTTCCAAGTGGAGGAGGAGATCGTACGCATCAACCCCCGCGAGCGGACCTGGCTCACCGGCTACGAGGACTACCGTCACGCCAACTCTACGAGGGGCAAGCTCACCCAGCCGCACAATCCGGATGCCTACGTGCACTTCACCAAGACTGAGCTGCCCAAACATGACTATGCCTACCTGTACCCGCTGAGCTGCGACGGGAAGCTGGGCGCCGGCCGCAGGGCAGTGGTGACGCTGCAGCCACCTCAGCTGAAAGCCACGCGACGGCCGGAGGACAGCGAGCACCTCCGCTGCGTTTACTGTCAGGACACGTTCAACAGCAAGGACAACGGGCGGGGCCGCTGCCAGGAGGCGCCGGACCCCATTCAGACCTGCATCCGACGGGTCAGCTTTATGTGGTGCGCCGACAGCCTGCTGTACCACTGCATGTCCGACCCGGAGGGCGACTACTCGGACCCGTGCTCCTGCGACACCAGCGATGAGCGCTTCTGCCTGCGCTGGGCGGCGTTGGTGGGTCTGTCGCTGCTGGCGCCGTGCATGTGCTGCTACGCCCCCCTTAGGGCGTGCCACCGGTGCGGCATGGTGTGTCGCTGCTGCGGTGGGAAACACAAAGCCGTGGGCTGaggccccgcccacccagcctGAGGCATCGCCCACCCCATGCAGACCACACAGAGATGGAGGCAGCTGTGATTTCTGTTGTCGTttcaagaaaaagtaaaaacttcaTCGCAAAGCTCCTCCTGTAAATATCATCCTGTATCTTTTCACGTCCATGTTCGGGCCATCAGAGTTAACTCACACCTTCACACCGGGACATAACGTGTGCCTTTAACATGAGCAAATAACCATACATCATAAATGTAGAAGCAGATTCctcccagaccagaccaggaggGAGCTTAGCTTCCACTGGAGGCTCTTCCAGGTAACCTCAAGATCACTTTACTTCATGCATATTCAGGCAACTTTATTTAACCTTAGAAGGTAATTCAGTTTGAGTCTTCAGATTAACAGAAACAGCCTAAAAAATAACATCAATCACAAATAAACAGCTTTGAATGACATATTTACGGCTGCAACAAAATGTCAACAAATACTCAATTTAACATAATTCATAATAAGTCATTCATATTCATGAACCAGGACTCTAAAATGTAAACGATTTACTGCCATCAGAAGCATTTAAGGGTCTAACTGCAGAAGATAAAAAGGAGTCTGAGCAAGCGCTGCCCCTTCCTGATGGTGTCGGCATCTCGTTTTATGAAGCCCAACCTAAGAAAAATAGGGAGAAAATTATCAGTTTTATTAATCGttattaatctttatttggccctttaaaaaatgtgaaaacaattaacaaaatattttttgtatatgtacatcatatatatatatatatatatatatatcaaaattattgtagtacaaaggtgtccaccagggggcagaagacaagtatcaggtTGTGTACAACAGAGTTTTGGgcttttaccataaaatgatgcaaaaggtctcagaaactgtgaatCAGATATGAAAACGTATGGCATTAAAGCTTCCTGGCAGCTGGTCAACCCTGGAATATGAATATATTACATGAACACAGGGCTCTAAATGAACAGCAGCCAATGTGGCTGGTAGAATCCTGACgttaccagccaatcagaaggaTCGGATGAGTGGAAAATGATCAAGGTGATGGGTGCATCTGAATGCATTAGATCATACGCctacatatttctttaaattgtttttgaccatttttcaagaaaatgctgaaaacaAGATTCTCACAACGGTCCTCGTTCACCAACATCGtacaaatgttctttttttctcaagttGTATTTAAGAAGTTTTCATGAAAATCTTCAGTCAGATTTACAGATGTGTTCATACACCGTGAAATTATTCGTATCTTTCCTCTTAGACTGGTGAACGCCAGCCTCTCGTAAGTTAAGAGGACCGACCTGCTGGTTAAAAGAAGCCGTTAAAAACAAAGTGAGGATGCTACACTGCAAAACATCccttccaactttttacagacgcGATGCTGCCGTCACAATCCGCTCatatttttccatgaaatgataaaatgtctgtctcaacatctgatatgaatgaaaagatgggttgatgagattctgCTTTCTTTACAGAGACCCAACTTTTATGGAGCTGGGGTCATCAACATGTCAGATGAGAACTGATTAATAATGATGGTTTGTTTACAGGCGTCGTCACGGCATCACACTGAATCCTACGTGTCAGCacaacagacttttttttttgttcataatGAAGCAAACACATAGTGTATACATTAGCTAGCTTCCATATTCATGCTAAGCTATGCTTGCTACATGCAGACTCGATGAGACCCAGTGGTATCAGTCATGGTAATAGTAGGTAGGGTAGGCGGTATCAGCCCGGTGGTATCAGCCGGTGGTATCAGCAGATGGTATCAGCCGGTGGTATCAGCCGGTGGTATCAGCAGATGGTATCAGCAGATGGTATCAGCCGGTGGTATCAGCTGGTGGTATCAGCCGGTGGTATCAGCTGGTGGTATCAGCGGTGGTATCAGCCGGTGGTATCAGAGGTGGTATCGGCAGATGGTATCtggatgtttctcagctgtcagaagCTCTGGTTCCTAAAGGAGTTTCATCGATCTGAAATCTGTTTCTGCTGCCACCTTTAATAAAACCAAACCACACAAACCAGATCAGAAAGGGAAGTAGAAATTACAGGCTTGAAAAGGAAAGTATTCCCTCAGTTCTACAGATTTATGTATCAGGACATACAATTCATTATGTCATAATTTCCTGAAGAGAAACTCAAGGTCAGACTCAGAGTGATGATCATCAGCTTCTAGAAGCTCCTCCAGCAGCAAGAAGGTGGATGATGGTTTTCTGGATGATGTCATCAGTCTTTTTCatggttgtggaggaattttgctCCGCCCTTCCTTCCATTGTTGCTTCAGCTCCTTAAGGTCTGCAGcatctgaaggtcccaccacagcatctcattcaggatgaggtctggactctgactggaccacactgagaaCTTGGAATGAGGCGTTTAAggaccaaacatgtccactttGGTAGAGAGAgaacaaaatcattttaagaGTAGCTGTGAAGATGTGGAAAgtttgtggaaaagaaaaagatggggTGTTTTGTCCACCATACATCAGACACCTGATTTATCTCGACAGTTTTGTCAACCACTGGTCTGCTCAGACTAATTTAACCAATCACTGACCTCCTCCATCGTCTCCATgttcatattttgtttcatcCTACAAATTCAGCATCTCTCTCCGGTCTGGGTTCACTAAGGCAGCCCCTCTGGTAACAGCAAGGATGAGAATGAACATGAGGTTAGAAACCAGGCAAATTCTAGGCCGAATAAACATTGCTGGCTTATTTTATGATTTAGCCTCTGCGGTTTTATCCTCTCGTTCAGGTTTAGATGGAATTTCGTTGTCAAGGTTGTGGaggttgtgtttctgtttggctGCTTTTTTCTCATACTGGATTGGAGTCTTGATGTGTGCTGTGTTGTTCATCTAAGTTGGTATTTATCTAAATTTAAAACCTGATCCTGAGTTTTTATGATGTCCTGATgtgtaaaaatgtcagaaatgacaCAGGGAGTATTTTCCTCTGAACATGGCTGTAAAACAGTGAAGAACCTGCTTGTggtccatttattttttaatttttaaaccagtctgtagcagctggagattttaatcccagtacaaaccaagtTAACCAGCAtgaaggccgaccagaagaagaaagcagaatttattactaacagaactttgtagaaataacacacagaccaacagtgaccaaaccttttctcatctcatcgttctctcaagtcttggctttcaggagaaaaaatattgttattgaaacaaacacacaacagaaactatttccatgtttccactttttcctcatttccagttattcctgctactatttacctgctatcctcactaaaccaactccagctcagctgctttgtggcgccaccgtgcatcagaaacgtcttcttggctttattccagccatagaggagcattatttttcttcttttcacacacacatagaactttctgctcactggttgatctttggctgctcctgattggacgttaccgtcaatctaagctctctgattggtggaaagtctgacaggaagtggcttcatcatcatgtccaggtctaaatagaggtctcttagcaacatagtagtgatggtgatgtttttatggtgaaatgtgataaataatgctgttatcatggatcattgtggatttaccagatagagtctctgaataaaactacatttagtggctggattgtaaacctcctggacggataGAAATGCTGGGAAACTTCTGTAGAGGAGACTGACCTCAGGTAGACCTGCTGGAGGTTTATATTCAGCTTCATCAACATGAGATTTAACTGCTGTATTTCTTTGCTGGagatattttatttcacattttctcacatttatttctgtgttcTGATAAAAATCAGCTTCCGCTCATCAGTGATATTAAAACACAATGAACGTGTGGAACCTCGGCCCCGTCCTGATTCCTGCATTTGCAGTCAGAAATGTCCCACCGTGTCCAGCATGACCTGTTTTGAGAGAGCTGAGGTGTCTGTGCGTCCTTGTGTGTTCGTCCTGTGCTGGCACAGATCAGCTGGTGAAAGAAAGTGCCTGAagcctcctcttcatcctgctCTGACGATCATTTCATGGAATAACTgtgaagaaaaaagtaaaggtTCTGTTCActagtttgtctttttatacATGAGCCACATTTTTACTGATGTAAAGAACAGAATATATGAATCTATATGTATGAGGTGTATTATGTACATTTTcagttctatttttttattgtttctaaaATGATGGATGTAAAACCAGTGTATGAAGACAAAATGATCATCTGGACATTAAAGGAAAACACTTGGATAGTAACacacactgttgtttttctCATAATGTGGGGACGGGACCTAATGGAAGTCCTCATAAAACAAGTCTTAAAGTTTTAGAGTTCAGTTTACAGTAAGAAGTTTCCAGTAAATTATAAGTCTGTGCACAATAAACAGATCTGAtttattcaattcaattaagCTTTATTTACACACCGCCAATTCACAACTGTTAGCGGATGAAGGACTTCagcaccacctggtggtgacaAGTTGCAGTGCATTAGTTCTTCTTCAGTGACTCAAGTCACTAAGATCAAGTTTTATCCATTTCTTTTAGCTTCTAgttatttataatataatataaaaattctCCTTAATTAAATGGGGCAATTAAAGACACACAGGCAGTTATACACACCAAATCAAATAACAAAATGGTAGTGGTGAGGGAGTAATTaggataaataaatgtgaaaaagtgGGCTGTATATACATGTCGTTAGCATCATAGCATATTTGCatcagtcattttttaaagattttaaagggAAATTATGCAGTCAATCAGTAATATTAGGAGAGTAGTAAGACATCACAATTTAGACAAAATATAACTTTGGCTATTTTGCTAGGGCGCTAATGATATGGGAATACCAGCTGTGCAAATAGCAGTGTGTTGAGTGTGGAGCAGGATGAGTTGACATGATAACAGTCTGTAAAGGTAGCCAGTTCAGGTCCATCATTGTTATGGAGGATGAAGGtgtgtggatgagggaattagGGGCCTTAGATGGTGAATGGGTGGGTTATGATGCAGTGAGGGTTGGGGAAAAAGTAGAGTTGAGGAGGTATAAGGCCCTGGGAACAAAAGTCCTCCtgttaacatccatgtagacaaccctcaggacaGAGGAACCAAAGATCTGAGTCACAGTCTAGACAAtgttgggctgactcagcacatacagtgtgtgcagaattattaggcaagttgtatttttgaggattaattttattatagaacaacaactatgttcgcaatgaa
The Melanotaenia boesemani isolate fMelBoe1 chromosome 4, fMelBoe1.pri, whole genome shotgun sequence genome window above contains:
- the spred2a gene encoding sprouty-related, EVH1 domain-containing protein 2; this encodes MSEDTRPDDDSYVVRVKAVVMTRDESSGGWLAQDGCLSRVGVARLQPSELLGRNTFLIHGERLKDRQVILECFLKKDLVYTKATPTFHHWKVDNKKCGLTFQSPSDARAFDRGVRKALEDLTEGSTTSSSTLQNEAELGDDDVFTTATDSSSNSSQRREPVMHAMAPAHFCELRRHRCILGHLYEQHRASDQRFLDQAVHVFPRHVSFQVEEEIVRINPRERTWLTGYEDYRHANSTRGKLTQPHNPDAYVHFTKTELPKHDYAYLYPLSCDGKLGAGRRAVVTLQPPQLKATRRPEDSEHLRCVYCQDTFNSKDNGRGRCQEAPDPIQTCIRRVSFMWCADSLLYHCMSDPEGDYSDPCSCDTSDERFCLRWAALVGLSLLAPCMCCYAPLRACHRCGMVCRCCGGKHKAVG